Within Elizabethkingia sp. JS20170427COW, the genomic segment GACATTACCTCTGCTAGCACTACCCCTTTTATTGCTACTGAAAAAGTTCCTTTCAGCCTTACCAGAAGTAATGCTTTTAGCAAAGCGATTCCCTTGCCTTTCCCCTTCAAATTCTATGGAAATACTTATGATAAAGTAGTAGTAGTAGGAGCCAATGGTCGTTTGGTATTTTCTTCTGACAAAACTCTTGTTGATAATCTTCATACCGATTCCTACAAAGACGATTACGAAAACAATTTTAATAATCACTTACCTAGTCTTGGCTTTAATAAAATCCCTAATCCAGAATCAATTGCTAGCATCTTTGCTGGGTGGTCTTTTTTACAATCAGGATCTACCACCAGTTCTGCAAATGGTAGAAATATTTATTATAAATCAAATTCTAGCAAATTTATCATTGAATTTAGAGATATCAATTTTCAAGGTTCAAGCGGGAAAAAACTAAGCTCCCAGATAATTTTATATCCCAACCACTCATTTGATATTATCATTATTGAAAAAGGTCTAAACACCATTACTGGAGAAGAGCTAGCTTCCCACTCCATCCTTGGGATACAAAATGAAGAGGCTACCCAAGCCCAATGGCCCGCTAATGATAGCAACGGAAGCGACCCTAACTTCTATAATAATGGGAAATGGGAAGTAAAACGTGAAAATCCTACTGCGTACCATTTTTCCCCTAATACAGAAACTCTACAAGCTAAAATTACTTGGCTTAAAAACAGTACAATCATAGGTAACTCTCAACCATTTACCTTAAATACTTCAGAGATTAATGATAATGATACCTTAAAAGCTAAGATTGAATATTTCCGAGCTTCAGATCCTTCTACCATTATTAAAACTGAAAATAGTACTCCTATTGTTTTCAAAAAACTGCCTATTCTCCATATTACTACAACTAATTTATGTGATATTAGTGCCAAATTAGAAGTAGATAACCTCCCTTATATAAAATACCAATGGTACAAAGATGGAGCAAGCATCCCTGGAGCACAGTCTTATAACTACCATGCCAATGAAAATGGCACATACCATGTTGAAATAAGCAGCGAATTTTTCCCTAGTTGTAAATCTTTCTCGCCAAGCACTAACGTTTCCTTACACTCGGTACTGCCTAATTTTAATTCTATTGACAAAAAAATATGCAATACATCCTATAATTTAGAAAATGATTTTCCAAAAGGAGATGGTACAAAATATACCGTTACTTATAAGGATGAAGATGGAAATGACATTTCCCCCAACCTCCTCTTTTCTACTTCTGGAACAAAAAAAGGTACGGTAGAAGTTAAAGCCATTGGAAGCTCTTGTACACCAATAGCCTATGACTATAACATTGAATATTTAGCATTTCCTGAAAATGGAAAAGAATACACGAGCGAACTTTTATGTCATGGTACTACCTCTTATGATTTATCTTATTTTGAACAATCTCTAAATCAACCTTTGTATCAATTCAGCTACTCTTTAGATAATGGAGCTACTTGGCAAGACCTCAGCGAGATCAACCCTAGCCAATATCCCAATATTAAAGTAAAAATTACAGCTCCATCTTTCCCTTGCGAAAAAATTGTTAATTTGAAATTCAATATCAGCGAAGAAATAAAACTCCCTTTATCTGATAAGGAAATTCAGAATTATTTCCCAGAACATTGTTATAGCAACACTGAGTATTTTGATTTAAATCAACTAAAAAATGAATTAGAAGTAGGTGGCCTTAAAGTAGATTTTTATAAAGACTCCCCTCTCTCCGATCCTATTACCAATCTAAATTTTAGAGGAAGTGGTCTTATTTATCTTAAAATTTACCATTCTTCTACTCCAAGTTGCTATATAGTAAAAACCATAGAATTAAAAATATATCCAAAACCTAATTTCAATATACCCACTTCTAAAACCATTTATTCTAAGTGCGATAGCAACATCTATGATTTAAAACTATCCCTAAGCAATTTAGGAATCCCTGCAGAATGGCATGCTAAAACCCGTATTTTATACTTTGACGCTAGTAATACTGAAATTTCAGGAAGTGACATTTCAAATTACGATTCTTCTCGTGGTACTCCTAGGGCTTATATTATCTACAATACCACCAATAATAATTATCATGAGTGTAGCGATGTCATCAACTATCAATTAACACCAGCCAAAAAACCTGTTGCTAAGAAAACTTTATTTTATTACTGTTCTGAAACTTCATTTAATAAAGAAGACATCATCCATCAACTCATTGACAACTCTTCGGATTACGACTTTACAGACCAAAACGGACAAC encodes:
- a CDS encoding gliding motility-associated C-terminal domain-containing protein, coding for MEKHWKIFICLLWSCFFYTQSNLIIKDNLSGKTLPNLIYFCGGESLSLQIDANASAETGSYDITSASTTPFIATEKVPFSLTRSNAFSKAIPLPFPFKFYGNTYDKVVVVGANGRLVFSSDKTLVDNLHTDSYKDDYENNFNNHLPSLGFNKIPNPESIASIFAGWSFLQSGSTTSSANGRNIYYKSNSSKFIIEFRDINFQGSSGKKLSSQIILYPNHSFDIIIIEKGLNTITGEELASHSILGIQNEEATQAQWPANDSNGSDPNFYNNGKWEVKRENPTAYHFSPNTETLQAKITWLKNSTIIGNSQPFTLNTSEINDNDTLKAKIEYFRASDPSTIIKTENSTPIVFKKLPILHITTTNLCDISAKLEVDNLPYIKYQWYKDGASIPGAQSYNYHANENGTYHVEISSEFFPSCKSFSPSTNVSLHSVLPNFNSIDKKICNTSYNLENDFPKGDGTKYTVTYKDEDGNDISPNLLFSTSGTKKGTVEVKAIGSSCTPIAYDYNIEYLAFPENGKEYTSELLCHGTTSYDLSYFEQSLNQPLYQFSYSLDNGATWQDLSEINPSQYPNIKVKITAPSFPCEKIVNLKFNISEEIKLPLSDKEIQNYFPEHCYSNTEYFDLNQLKNELEVGGLKVDFYKDSPLSDPITNLNFRGSGLIYLKIYHSSTPSCYIVKTIELKIYPKPNFNIPTSKTIYSKCDSNIYDLKLSLSNLGIPAEWHAKTRILYFDASNTEISGSDISNYDSSRGTPRAYIIYNTTNNNYHECSDVINYQLTPAKKPVAKKTLFYYCSETSFNKEDIIHQLIDNSSDYDFTDQNGQPLPNLFMVNQTYKIIIKNKTTGCISDEVTIRFEQGSSTSFTIQPIKTCDNEGDVFDGKTSIDLTQVEQEIQMQHPGTYQYEYYKKDGTKINNPRQYLSTAFDDEIIINIIPSDETLCPSRATFNVVINTPTKALGLNPEYNLCYDEPLNIAISNASEYTSIQWKDAKGNIINNAELYLNYSDVSFGRYEVTFTALNGCSYTESFEVSKSKQPVISQVNTDNNRIEIIASGGEAPYLYSFDGGKTWQDSPILNTPNLPFYTLVVKSKNTGCLGEPKKIYFLKTTNVITPNGDGRNDTWEIHNLDKMENIELLISNRNGVTLFHSQSKNNLQWKGLHNGRPLPTGTYWYVVKWLDPTTQQSHQQTGWILLKNRN